A window of Mercenaria mercenaria strain notata chromosome 16, MADL_Memer_1, whole genome shotgun sequence contains these coding sequences:
- the LOC123541077 gene encoding cholecystokinin receptor type A-like: MMENKMNITLAQLNKLELTKYLPVTIILVIIMCVGIVGNFLVLFIYKRKFKRSSARVYILSLALADLTVCIFGIPYHVLDLTLILNYTDIYLCKVFSYFIGACTFSSIFILIVVGLDRYLKVCRPLKRQIVDFGDRKACIIAVFVAIVISVPNGIIYGHSSVHTGVNNLTGVECFIADEFQGSGLAFGYLGFTMLVFLVCVVMLIIMYAFICHTIYKNDSSTGEITLQNRRKMCLCCSIDSHDVEEEVGAEQVELQKINTSAEEPDRKHYKKKNEHRNKDKFRHRETMIRHSQRKGTKIEEKNTRKITLMMMTITIVFIIAYLPFIIISTMDNLDETFWDDLAESKALIYDLLLRIYLINNAANPIIYSFWDARFRTETVRLFRKILFCWNEFKVETKSNSKSSSSSTSTKLTEGTLK, translated from the coding sequence ATGAtggaaaataaaatgaacataacGCTTGCACAGCTGAATAAACTTGAGTTAACAAAATACTTGCCAGTTACGATAATTTTAGTGATAATCATGTGTGTGGGAATAGTTGGGAATTTTTTGGTACTATTCATATACAAACGGAAGTTCAAGCGATCGAGTGCCAGGGTTTATATTCTAAGTTTGGCTCTAGCAGATTTAACTGTGTGTATTTTTGGCATACCATACCATGTACTTGACTTGACGCTAATACTGAACTACACCGATATATACTTATGTAAAGTGTTCAGTTATTTCATTGGAGCTTGCACTTTCAGTTCGATTTTTATTCTTATTGTGGTCGGTTTGGACAGGTACCTTAAAGTGTGCAGACCATTGAAAAGGCAAATTGTTGACTTTGGAGACAGAAAAGCGTGTATCATAGCTGTATTTGTTGCTATAGTGATATCTGTTCCAAATGGAATAATTTACGGTCATAGTTCGGTTCACACCGGAGTGAATAACCTAACAGGAGTAGAATGTTTCATTGCCGATGAATTTCAGGGTTCTGGACTCGCGTTTGGATATCTGGGTTTTACTATGCTAGTATTCCTAGTATGTGTAGTGATGCTGATAATAATGTACGCTTTCATATGTCACACGATATATAAAAATGATTCGTCGACGGGGGAGATAACTTTGCAGAACAGGCGAAAAATGTGTCTCTGTTGTTCCATCGACTCACATGATGTGGAAGAGGAAGTGGGAGCGGAACAAGTAGAACTTCAAAAAATCAATACATCCGCTGAAGAGCCGGacagaaaacattataaaaagaaaaacgaacATAGAAATAAGGATAAATTTCGGCACAGGGAGACAATGATACGACATTCTCAGAGGAAGGGGACAAAAATCGAGGAAAAGAatacaagaaagataactcttaTGATGATGACAATTACAATTGTATTTATTATAGCTTATCTGCCTTTCATTATAATTTCTACTATGGATAATTTAGATGAAACATTTTGGGATGATTTGGCCGAGTCCAAAGCTTTGATTTATGATCTGTTATTGCGAATTTATCTCATTAACAATGCAGCGAATCCTATAATATATAGTTTTTGGGATGCACGATTCAGAACGGAAACAGTTAGactatttagaaaaatattgttttgctgGAATGAATTTAAAGTAGAAACTAAAAGTAACAGCAAAAGTTCATCATCTAGCACTTCAACAAAATTGACAGAAGGTACTTTGAAATGA